A DNA window from Streptomyces roseifaciens contains the following coding sequences:
- a CDS encoding class E sortase has translation MTTPPRVVSQPLPPEDRATMELRRVEVPSQAAPRPVRTGGRAARRHAARRARRGSLGVRLCRFTGELFITAGLVMLLFVAYQLWWTNVRALQQAGGAAHHLQSRWDEEEQGADRDAGAFSPGEGFAIVYIPALDVKAPIAEGVGKQKILDRGMVGHYGEGPLKTAMPWDEKGNFALAGHRNTHGEPFRYVNRLKPGDKIVVETRSAFYTYEMTSRLEQTPPANVGVISPVPAGSGFRGPGRYITLTTCTPEFTSTYRLIVWGKMVDERPRSKGKPDALVN, from the coding sequence GTGACCACGCCCCCGCGGGTCGTATCGCAGCCCCTGCCGCCCGAGGACCGGGCGACCATGGAGCTGCGCAGGGTGGAGGTGCCGTCCCAGGCGGCGCCCCGGCCCGTACGGACCGGGGGGCGTGCCGCGCGGCGGCATGCGGCCCGGCGGGCGCGCAGGGGCAGTCTGGGCGTGCGGCTGTGCCGTTTCACGGGCGAGCTGTTCATCACGGCCGGCCTGGTGATGCTGCTGTTCGTGGCCTACCAGCTGTGGTGGACGAACGTCCGCGCCCTGCAGCAGGCCGGCGGGGCCGCCCACCACCTGCAGAGCCGCTGGGACGAGGAGGAGCAGGGCGCCGACCGGGACGCCGGGGCGTTCTCGCCCGGCGAGGGCTTCGCGATCGTCTACATCCCGGCGCTGGACGTGAAGGCCCCGATCGCCGAGGGCGTCGGCAAGCAGAAGATCCTCGACCGCGGCATGGTCGGCCACTACGGGGAGGGTCCCCTCAAGACCGCGATGCCGTGGGACGAGAAGGGCAACTTCGCCCTCGCGGGGCACCGCAACACCCATGGCGAACCGTTCCGCTACGTCAACCGCCTGAAGCCCGGCGACAAGATCGTGGTGGAGACGCGCAGCGCCTTCTACACGTATGAGATGACGAGCCGTCTGGAGCAGACCCCACCGGCGAACGTCGGGGTCATCTCCCCTGTCCCCGCCGGCTCCGGCTTCCGCGGCCCCGGCCGCTACATCACGCTCACCACCTGTACCCCCGAGTTCACCAGTACCTACCGCCTGATCGTGTGGGGCAAGATGGTCGACGAGCGGCCCCGGAGCAAGGGAAAGCCGGATGCGCTCGTCAACTGA
- a CDS encoding penicillin-binding transpeptidase domain-containing protein: MNKPVRRIAIFCGLLVLALLLRDNWLQFVQADDLKTHKNNRRVDIARYSQPRGNIIVDGQAITGSVETGGVDFKYKRTYNDGAMWAPVTGRSSQVYGATQLEKLYDSVLIGDDDRLFFNRTVDMLTGKGKKGGDVITTLNSKAQKAAFEGLGDKKGAVAAIDPRTGKILALASTPSYDPSKIAGANDGKEWTSLDGDKNKPMLNRALRETYPPGSTFKVVTAAAALENGLYKDVDSKTDSPLPWTLPDTVTPLKNEGDIPCKDASLRVAMQWSCNTVFGKVSADLGNKKMMEQAQKFGYNNDKLDTPVRAAQSIYPKDNRPQNAMDGIGQASNRATPLQMAMVAAAVANDGKLMEPYMVDKVRAPNLNVIETHQPKELSQAMSRDTARKLQSAMETVVNDGTGKNGRIPGVTVGGKTGTAQHGVANSENPYAWFISYAKSANGSPVAVAVVIEGSDTMRDDIAGGALAAPIAKKVMEAVLSTSK; the protein is encoded by the coding sequence GTGAACAAGCCCGTACGCAGGATCGCGATCTTCTGCGGCCTCCTCGTTCTGGCCCTGCTGCTGCGGGACAACTGGCTGCAGTTCGTCCAGGCGGACGACCTCAAGACGCACAAGAACAACCGCCGCGTCGACATCGCCCGCTACAGCCAGCCCCGCGGCAACATCATCGTGGACGGCCAGGCCATCACCGGCTCCGTGGAGACCGGCGGCGTGGACTTCAAGTACAAGCGGACGTACAACGACGGCGCCATGTGGGCGCCCGTCACCGGCCGCTCCTCGCAGGTCTACGGCGCCACCCAGCTGGAGAAGCTGTACGACAGCGTCCTCATCGGCGACGACGACCGCCTGTTCTTCAACCGCACCGTCGACATGCTCACGGGCAAGGGGAAGAAGGGCGGTGACGTGATCACCACCCTGAACAGCAAGGCCCAGAAGGCCGCCTTCGAGGGCCTGGGCGACAAGAAGGGCGCCGTCGCGGCCATCGACCCGCGCACCGGCAAGATCCTCGCCCTGGCGTCCACGCCGTCCTACGACCCGTCGAAGATCGCGGGCGCCAACGACGGCAAGGAATGGACGTCGCTGGACGGCGACAAGAACAAGCCCATGCTCAACCGGGCGCTGCGCGAGACCTACCCGCCGGGTTCGACCTTCAAGGTCGTGACGGCCGCTGCGGCCCTGGAGAACGGGCTGTACAAGGACGTCGACTCCAAGACGGACTCGCCGCTGCCCTGGACGCTGCCGGACACGGTCACCCCGCTGAAGAACGAGGGGGACATCCCCTGCAAGGACGCCTCGCTGCGGGTGGCCATGCAGTGGTCCTGCAACACCGTCTTCGGCAAGGTCAGCGCCGACCTCGGCAACAAGAAGATGATGGAGCAGGCGCAGAAGTTCGGCTACAACAACGACAAGCTCGACACCCCCGTGCGCGCCGCCCAGAGCATCTACCCCAAGGACAACCGTCCGCAGAACGCCATGGACGGCATCGGTCAGGCCTCCAACCGCGCCACGCCGCTGCAGATGGCCATGGTGGCCGCCGCGGTCGCCAATGACGGCAAGCTCATGGAGCCGTACATGGTCGACAAGGTGCGCGCCCCCAACCTCAACGTGATCGAGACGCACCAGCCGAAGGAGCTGTCCCAGGCGATGTCGCGGGACACCGCCCGGAAGCTGCAGTCGGCCATGGAGACGGTGGTCAACGACGGCACCGGCAAGAACGGCCGGATCCCCGGTGTCACGGTCGGCGGCAAGACCGGAACCGCTCAGCACGGCGTGGCCAACAGCGAGAACCCGTACGCCTGGTTCATCTCCTACGCCAAGAGCGCCAACGGCTCTCCCGTCGCGGTCGCCGTCGTGATCGAGGGTTCGGACACGATGCGTGACGACATCGCCGGTGGCGCGCTCGCCGCGCCGATCGCGAAGAAGGTCATGGAGGCGGTGCTCAGCACCTCGAAGTGA
- the pknB gene encoding Stk1 family PASTA domain-containing Ser/Thr kinase, which translates to MEEPRRLGGRYELGSVLGRGGMAEVYLAHDTRLGRTVAVKTLRVDLARDPSFQARFRREAQSAASLNHPSIVAVYDTGEDYVDGVSIPYIVMEYVDGSTLRELLHSGRKLLPERSLEMTIGVLQALEYSHRAGIVHRDIKPANVMLTRTGQVKVMDFGIARAMGDSGMTMTQTAAVIGTAQYLSPEQAKGEQVDARSDLYSTGCLLYELLAVRPPFIGDSPVAVAYQHVREEPNPPSVHDPEITPEMDAIVLKALAKDPDYRYQSADEMRADIEAALEGQPVAATASMGVVGYGADAPTAMLRPQAPQQGPGQTSMLPPVRDDDGGYGGYDDGSGRRRGGGGGKKSNLSTILLILAGVLVLVGAIFIGKSLFSGSNNASKVSVPNLVGQTLKDAQQQGVNGDFKVVENGTATCEQPKGKICEQDPTGGGKIDRGGEVKVKVSEGAAKVEVPDVTEKQLENARQILEGKGFQVSTKTKVTDGVTAGTVLSQNPKGDTKAEKGSEVTLTVAESKPTKTVPSVVGQNVEAAKKQLQDNGFKVSVTEEDAPGQAPGTVTKQSPDGNTQAAQGSTVTLTVAKGSQNVAVPGVLTHKLKDAKKEIEGAGLKVGNIMGPQDDNAVVQTTNPMPGTQVAKNSPVDVTTTAGLPGGDTGTPGTPGGDQGTTGDTGFIGGGFIGGRRH; encoded by the coding sequence ATGGAAGAGCCGCGTCGCCTCGGCGGCCGGTACGAGCTGGGCTCGGTGCTCGGCCGCGGTGGCATGGCCGAGGTCTACCTCGCCCACGACACCCGGCTCGGCCGCACCGTCGCCGTGAAGACGCTGCGGGTGGACCTCGCCCGCGACCCGTCCTTCCAGGCCCGGTTCCGCCGTGAGGCCCAGTCGGCCGCCTCGCTCAACCACCCGTCGATCGTCGCCGTCTACGACACCGGCGAGGACTACGTCGACGGCGTCTCGATCCCGTACATCGTCATGGAGTACGTGGACGGGTCGACGCTGCGCGAGCTGCTGCACTCCGGGCGCAAGCTGCTGCCCGAGCGTTCGCTGGAGATGACCATCGGCGTCCTGCAGGCGCTGGAGTACTCCCACCGGGCCGGCATCGTCCACCGCGACATCAAGCCGGCGAACGTCATGCTGACCCGCACCGGCCAGGTCAAGGTCATGGACTTCGGCATCGCCCGCGCCATGGGCGACTCCGGCATGACGATGACGCAGACCGCGGCCGTGATCGGCACCGCCCAGTACCTCTCCCCGGAGCAGGCCAAGGGCGAGCAGGTCGACGCGCGCTCGGACCTCTACTCGACCGGCTGCCTGCTCTACGAGCTGCTGGCCGTGCGGCCGCCGTTCATCGGCGACTCCCCCGTGGCCGTCGCCTACCAGCACGTGCGGGAAGAGCCGAACCCGCCGAGCGTCCACGACCCCGAGATCACGCCCGAGATGGACGCCATCGTCCTCAAGGCGCTGGCCAAGGACCCGGACTACCGCTACCAGTCGGCCGACGAGATGCGCGCCGACATCGAGGCGGCCCTGGAGGGCCAGCCCGTCGCCGCCACGGCCTCCATGGGCGTCGTGGGCTACGGCGCGGACGCCCCGACGGCCATGCTCCGCCCCCAGGCCCCGCAGCAGGGCCCGGGTCAGACCTCCATGCTGCCGCCCGTCCGCGACGACGACGGCGGGTACGGCGGCTACGACGACGGCAGCGGCCGGCGGCGCGGCGGAGGCGGCGGCAAGAAGAGCAACCTGTCGACGATCCTGCTGATCCTCGCGGGCGTGCTGGTGCTGGTCGGTGCGATCTTCATCGGCAAGTCGCTCTTCAGCGGCAGCAACAACGCCTCCAAGGTGTCGGTGCCCAACCTCGTCGGACAGACGCTGAAGGATGCTCAGCAGCAGGGCGTCAACGGCGACTTCAAGGTCGTCGAGAACGGCACGGCCACCTGCGAGCAGCCCAAGGGCAAGATCTGCGAGCAGGACCCGACGGGCGGCGGCAAGATCGACCGCGGCGGCGAGGTCAAGGTCAAGGTGTCCGAGGGCGCGGCCAAGGTCGAGGTCCCGGACGTCACCGAGAAGCAGCTGGAGAACGCCCGGCAGATCCTGGAGGGCAAGGGCTTCCAGGTCAGCACCAAGACCAAGGTGACCGACGGCGTCACCGCGGGCACGGTCCTCTCGCAGAACCCCAAGGGCGACACCAAGGCCGAGAAGGGCTCCGAGGTCACCCTGACCGTCGCGGAGTCCAAGCCGACCAAGACGGTGCCGTCCGTGGTGGGCCAGAACGTCGAGGCCGCGAAGAAGCAGCTGCAGGACAACGGCTTCAAGGTGTCGGTGACCGAGGAGGACGCCCCCGGACAGGCCCCGGGCACGGTCACCAAGCAGAGCCCCGACGGCAACACCCAGGCCGCCCAGGGCTCCACGGTCACCCTGACCGTGGCCAAGGGCTCGCAGAACGTCGCGGTGCCGGGCGTGCTGACGCACAAGCTCAAGGACGCCAAGAAGGAGATCGAGGGCGCGGGCCTGAAGGTCGGCAACATCATGGGCCCGCAGGACGACAACGCCGTCGTGCAGACCACGAACCCGATGCCGGGCACCCAGGTCGCCAAGAACTCCCCGGTCGACGTGACGACCACGGCGGGCCTCCCGGGCGGTGACACGGGCACCCCCGGCACCCCCGGCGGTGACCAGGGCACCACCGGCGACACGGGCTTCATCGGAGGCGGCTTCATCGGCGGCCGCCGCCACTAG
- a CDS encoding FtsW/RodA/SpoVE family cell cycle protein — translation MPSSAGSNTTATTTISTVGPPSRRNTELALLAFAVILPCFAYANVGLALNGEMPSGMLGYGLGLGLLGGVGHLVVRKFAKYADPLLLPLATLLNGLGLVMIWRLDQSERLARLAKAQGFTFQASAPNQLMFSALGIALFVGVIIFLKDHRILQRYTYISMVVALILLVAPVFFPGKFGAKIWITIPGLGSIQPGEFAKIILAIFFAGYLMVKRDALALASRRFMGLYLPRGRDLGPILAVWALSLVILVFETDLGSSLLFFGMFVVMLYVATERTSWIVFGLLMSAGGAAVVGSVEPHVKVRVMAWLHPFAVYDNPRPSWATTEQIAQAMFAFGSGGVFGTGWGQGASDLIQFAANSDFIFASYGEELGLAGAMAILLIYGLIVERGMRTALAARDPFGKLLATGLAAAFGIQVFVVAGGVMGLIPLTGMTMPFLAQGGSSVIANWALIAILIKISDTARRPAPAPAPSTDAEMTQVVRP, via the coding sequence ATGCCATCCAGCGCGGGCAGCAACACGACCGCGACGACCACGATCAGCACCGTGGGCCCGCCCAGCCGGCGCAACACCGAGCTCGCCCTGCTCGCGTTCGCCGTCATCCTGCCGTGCTTCGCCTACGCCAACGTCGGCCTCGCGCTCAACGGCGAGATGCCCTCCGGCATGCTCGGCTACGGGCTGGGCCTCGGCCTGCTCGGCGGCGTCGGCCACCTGGTCGTGCGCAAGTTCGCCAAGTACGCCGACCCGCTGCTGCTGCCGCTGGCCACCCTGCTCAACGGGCTCGGCCTCGTGATGATCTGGCGGCTGGACCAGTCGGAGCGCCTGGCGCGCCTGGCCAAGGCCCAGGGCTTCACCTTCCAGGCCTCCGCCCCCAACCAGCTGATGTTCTCGGCCTTGGGCATCGCACTGTTCGTCGGTGTGATCATCTTCCTCAAGGACCACCGCATCCTGCAGCGCTACACCTACATCTCGATGGTGGTCGCGCTGATCCTGCTGGTCGCCCCGGTGTTCTTCCCCGGGAAGTTCGGCGCCAAGATCTGGATCACGATCCCCGGCCTCGGCTCCATCCAGCCCGGTGAGTTCGCGAAGATCATCCTGGCGATCTTCTTCGCCGGCTACCTGATGGTGAAGCGGGACGCCCTGGCCCTGGCCAGCCGCCGCTTCATGGGGCTCTACCTGCCCCGCGGCCGCGACCTCGGCCCGATCCTCGCCGTCTGGGCGCTCAGCCTCGTCATCCTCGTCTTCGAGACCGACCTGGGCTCGTCGCTGCTGTTCTTCGGCATGTTCGTCGTCATGCTGTACGTCGCCACCGAGCGCACCAGCTGGATCGTCTTCGGTCTGCTGATGTCGGCGGGCGGCGCGGCCGTCGTCGGCTCCGTCGAGCCGCACGTCAAGGTCCGAGTGATGGCCTGGCTGCACCCCTTCGCGGTCTACGACAACCCGCGCCCGTCCTGGGCCACCACCGAGCAGATCGCCCAGGCCATGTTCGCCTTCGGCTCCGGCGGCGTCTTCGGCACCGGCTGGGGCCAGGGCGCCTCCGACCTGATCCAGTTCGCCGCCAACTCCGACTTCATCTTCGCCTCCTACGGCGAGGAGCTCGGACTGGCCGGCGCCATGGCGATCCTGCTGATCTACGGCCTGATCGTGGAGCGCGGCATGCGGACGGCCCTCGCCGCCCGCGACCCCTTCGGCAAGCTGCTCGCCACCGGCCTCGCCGCCGCCTTCGGCATCCAGGTCTTCGTCGTGGCGGGCGGTGTCATGGGCCTCATCCCGCTGACCGGTATGACCATGCCGTTCCTCGCCCAGGGCGGTTCGTCCGTGATCGCCAACTGGGCGCTGATCGCCATCCTGATAAAGATCAGCGACACGGCGCGGCGTCCGGCCCCGGCCCCCGCCCCGTCCACAGACGCCGAGATGACCCAGGTGGTCCGCCCGTGA
- a CDS encoding class E sortase codes for MRPRTVVRTLSELCVTTGTLLVLFVVYVLYWTGVRADSAMDRELSRLQDRWSGGAAVTAGAPEAPVPGESSGEPAEGPGETGRPPDRPAAPSAQPPPPQRPHPAPGGAGAGQAAPARQQAAPARPGEAFAVMYIPRFGAGWAKPVLEGTGTGLLKKGLGHYERTARPGGTGNFAVAGHRRTYGDPFKDLDELRPGDAVVVGDGTTWFTYRVDRRPYRTRPDDTGVIDPVPAGSGFRGPGRYLTLTTCEPEWGHSHRLIVWAHLDATSPAARGRPGALSG; via the coding sequence GTGAGGCCCAGGACCGTCGTCCGCACCCTCAGCGAACTGTGCGTCACCACCGGCACCCTGCTCGTCCTCTTCGTCGTCTACGTCCTCTACTGGACGGGCGTGCGCGCCGACAGCGCCATGGACCGGGAGCTCAGCCGCCTCCAGGACCGGTGGTCGGGCGGCGCAGCGGTCACGGCCGGGGCCCCTGAGGCGCCTGTGCCGGGGGAATCGTCCGGAGAGCCGGCCGAAGGGCCCGGGGAGACCGGCCGGCCGCCTGACAGGCCCGCAGCGCCCTCCGCACAGCCCCCGCCGCCGCAGCGCCCGCACCCCGCGCCGGGCGGCGCGGGCGCAGGGCAGGCCGCGCCCGCGCGGCAGCAGGCCGCACCCGCCCGCCCAGGCGAGGCCTTCGCCGTCATGTACATCCCCCGCTTCGGCGCCGGCTGGGCCAAACCCGTCCTCGAGGGCACGGGCACCGGGCTCCTCAAGAAGGGCCTCGGCCACTACGAGCGGACGGCGCGCCCCGGCGGGACCGGCAACTTCGCGGTCGCCGGGCACCGCCGCACCTACGGCGACCCGTTCAAGGACCTCGACGAGCTGCGCCCGGGCGACGCCGTGGTGGTGGGCGACGGCACGACGTGGTTCACGTACCGCGTCGACCGCCGCCCGTACCGCACCCGGCCCGACGACACCGGCGTCATCGACCCCGTCCCCGCAGGCTCCGGCTTCCGCGGTCCCGGCCGCTATCTGACCCTCACCACCTGCGAACCGGAGTGGGGCCACAGCCACCGGCTGATCGTCTGGGCCCACCTCGACGCGACCTCGCCCGCGGCGCGGGGCCGACCCGGGGCTTTGTCCGGCTGA
- a CDS encoding DUF881 domain-containing protein: protein MSNSADSTSRPSRRFKPVRLLTGAVFALAGLIFWMSFNTAHGTNIRTDDSMLRLSDLIQERSRKNAGLDESAAAARAQVDALARRDNGNTAAQNKKLADLAAAAGTTPISGSGLTVTLTDAPPNATARIPGVPQPQPNDLVIHQQDLQAVVNALWRGGAKGIQVMDQRLISTSAVRCVGNTLILQGRVYSPPYKVTAVGDRGVLRKAIDSSPAIQNYLQYVNAYGLGWKVDQHDAVTLPGYSGTVDLHYAKPLA, encoded by the coding sequence TTGAGTAATTCTGCGGACTCCACCAGCAGGCCGTCCCGGCGCTTCAAGCCCGTCCGGCTGCTGACCGGGGCCGTCTTCGCGCTGGCCGGTCTCATCTTCTGGATGAGCTTCAACACCGCCCACGGCACCAACATCCGCACCGACGACTCCATGCTCCGGCTCTCCGACCTCATCCAGGAGCGCAGCCGCAAGAACGCCGGTCTGGACGAGAGCGCCGCGGCCGCCCGCGCCCAGGTGGACGCCCTCGCCCGGCGCGACAACGGCAACACCGCCGCCCAGAACAAGAAGCTCGCCGACCTCGCGGCGGCCGCCGGCACCACGCCGATCAGCGGCTCGGGCCTGACCGTCACCCTCACCGACGCCCCGCCCAACGCCACGGCCAGGATCCCCGGCGTGCCGCAGCCGCAGCCCAACGACCTGGTCATCCATCAGCAGGACCTCCAGGCCGTCGTCAACGCCCTCTGGCGGGGCGGCGCCAAGGGCATCCAGGTCATGGACCAGCGGCTGATCTCCACCAGCGCCGTCCGCTGCGTCGGCAACACCCTGATCCTCCAGGGCCGCGTCTACTCCCCGCCCTACAAGGTGACGGCCGTCGGCGACCGCGGCGTGCTGCGCAAGGCGATCGACTCCTCCCCCGCGATCCAGAACTACCTCCAGTACGTGAACGCCTACGGGCTCGGCTGGAAAGTCGACCAGCACGACGCGGTGACTCTTCCCGGTTACTCGGGCACAGTGGACCTCCACTACGCCAAGCCCCTGGCGTGA
- a CDS encoding aminodeoxychorismate/anthranilate synthase component II, protein MSARILVVDNYDSFVFNLVQYLYQLGAECEVRRNDEVELGHAQDGFDGVLLSPGPGAPEQAGVCIDMVRHCAQHGIPVFGVCLGMQSMAVAYGGVVGRAPELLHGKTSLVTHEGAGVFQGLPSPFTATRYHSLAVEREHWPDELEITAWTESGIAMGLRHRDLPVEGVQFHPESVLTEWGHRMLANWLVACGDTTAVERSAGLAPVVGKAGA, encoded by the coding sequence GTGAGTGCGCGCATCCTCGTCGTGGACAACTACGACAGCTTCGTCTTCAACCTCGTCCAGTACCTCTACCAGCTAGGCGCCGAGTGCGAGGTGCGGCGCAACGACGAGGTCGAGCTCGGCCACGCCCAGGACGGCTTCGACGGCGTCCTGCTGTCCCCCGGGCCGGGAGCGCCGGAACAGGCGGGCGTGTGCATCGACATGGTGCGGCACTGCGCGCAGCACGGCATCCCCGTCTTCGGGGTCTGCCTGGGGATGCAGTCCATGGCCGTCGCGTACGGCGGCGTGGTCGGGCGGGCGCCCGAGCTGCTGCACGGCAAGACGTCGCTGGTGACGCACGAGGGCGCGGGCGTCTTCCAGGGCCTCCCCTCGCCCTTCACCGCCACCCGCTACCACTCCCTGGCCGTCGAGCGCGAGCACTGGCCGGACGAGCTGGAGATCACCGCCTGGACGGAGTCGGGCATCGCGATGGGCCTGCGCCACCGCGACCTGCCGGTCGAGGGCGTGCAGTTCCACCCCGAGTCCGTGCTCACCGAGTGGGGCCACCGGATGCTCGCCAACTGGCTGGTCGCCTGCGGTGACACCACGGCCGTGGAGCGATCGGCGGGCCTGGCCCCGGTGGTGGGCAAGGCCGGGGCGTGA
- the crgA gene encoding cell division protein CrgA — protein sequence MPKSRIRKKDDFTPPPAKQQTIKLSSGRGWVAPLMLAMFLIGLAWIVIFYVTSGDMPVESLHNWNIVVGFGFIAAGFVVSTQWK from the coding sequence GTGCCGAAGTCACGGATCCGCAAGAAGGACGACTTCACGCCGCCGCCGGCGAAGCAGCAGACCATCAAGCTCAGCAGTGGTCGGGGCTGGGTGGCGCCGCTGATGCTGGCGATGTTCCTGATCGGGCTGGCCTGGATCGTCATCTTCTACGTGACCAGCGGTGACATGCCCGTGGAGTCCCTCCACAACTGGAACATTGTGGTCGGTTTCGGCTTTATCGCAGCGGGGTTCGTAGTCTCCACGCAGTGGAAGTAG
- a CDS encoding class E sortase, with product MARTDRGRGRLAVAVSVIGELLITAGVVMALFVVYSLWWTNVLADREAKRQGHAVRNTWAKQGPGALDTKDGIGFLHVPAMRNGEVLVKSGTATDVLNEGVAGFYRSPVKAAMPWDKQGNFTLAAHRDGHGAKFHNIDKVRTGDRVVFETRDVWYVYKVYAELKETSKYNVQVLDPVPKESGVTKPGRYLTLTTCTPVYTSDYRYIVWAELERTEKVDAERTKPRELR from the coding sequence GTGGCACGGACTGACCGGGGACGGGGGCGCCTCGCCGTCGCCGTGAGCGTCATCGGCGAACTGCTGATCACGGCGGGCGTGGTCATGGCCCTCTTCGTCGTCTACTCCCTGTGGTGGACGAACGTCCTCGCCGACCGCGAGGCGAAGCGCCAGGGCCACGCGGTGCGCAACACCTGGGCGAAGCAGGGCCCGGGCGCCCTCGACACCAAGGACGGCATCGGCTTCCTGCACGTGCCGGCGATGAGGAACGGCGAGGTCCTGGTCAAGAGCGGCACCGCCACCGACGTCCTCAACGAGGGCGTCGCCGGCTTCTACCGCTCCCCGGTGAAGGCCGCCATGCCCTGGGACAAGCAGGGCAACTTCACCCTGGCCGCCCACCGGGACGGGCACGGCGCGAAGTTCCACAACATCGACAAGGTGAGGACCGGCGACCGGGTCGTCTTCGAGACGCGCGACGTCTGGTACGTCTACAAGGTCTACGCGGAGCTGAAGGAGACCTCGAAGTACAACGTCCAGGTCCTCGACCCGGTCCCGAAGGAGTCCGGCGTCACCAAGCCGGGCCGCTACCTGACCCTGACGACCTGCACGCCGGTCTACACCTCCGACTACCGCTACATCGTCTGGGCGGAGCTGGAGCGTACGGAGAAGGTCGACGCGGAGCGCACGAAGCCGCGCGAGCTGCGCTAG
- a CDS encoding Stp1/IreP family PP2C-type Ser/Thr phosphatase, which translates to MSLSLRFAAGSHKGMIREGNEDSGYAGPRLLAIADGMGGQAAGEVASSEVISTLVQLDDDVPGSDILTSLGTAVQRANDQLRVMVEEDPQLEGMGTTLTALLWTGQRLGLVHVGDSRAYLLRDGVLTQITQDHTWVQRLVDEGRITEEEATTHPQRSLLMRALGSGDHVEPDLSIREVRAGDRYLICSDGLSGVVSHQTMEETLASYQGPHETVQELIQLALRGGGPDNITCIVADVLDVDGGDTLAQQLNDTPVIVGAVAENQLQMGVDGAMQTPAGRAAEHARANRPAPVQQPGGAFGPPGSGDGGMGGTPDGSFGAFMDEDFVKEPGRGRWLKRSLILAVVLGVVAGGLYGGYSWTQTQYYVGAKDNNHVAVYQGINQDLAWVSLSKLYRDHPEIELKYLPVDQRSRVEDTIALDSREKAEQKAKDLALLAGACKKEDERRKAEQQQREKEKQSGDRAGGAVGDLPKDPKDPKTDAKPGATGLSAQASPVPSPVPTLTEEEQKLVPQCSAQQ; encoded by the coding sequence ATGAGTCTGTCACTGCGCTTCGCCGCCGGATCGCACAAGGGCATGATCCGGGAGGGCAACGAGGACTCCGGTTACGCCGGCCCGCGCCTGCTCGCCATCGCCGACGGCATGGGCGGCCAGGCCGCGGGCGAGGTCGCCAGCTCCGAGGTGATCTCCACCCTCGTCCAGCTCGACGACGACGTCCCCGGCTCGGACATCCTGACCTCCCTCGGCACCGCCGTGCAGCGCGCCAACGACCAGCTGCGCGTGATGGTCGAGGAGGACCCCCAGCTGGAGGGCATGGGCACGACCCTGACCGCCCTGCTGTGGACCGGCCAGCGGCTCGGCCTCGTGCACGTCGGCGACTCCCGCGCGTACCTGCTGCGCGACGGCGTCCTCACCCAGATCACCCAGGACCACACCTGGGTGCAGCGGCTGGTGGACGAGGGCCGGATCACCGAGGAGGAGGCCACCACCCACCCGCAGCGCTCCCTGCTGATGCGCGCGCTGGGCAGTGGCGACCACGTCGAGCCCGACCTCTCGATCCGCGAGGTCCGCGCGGGCGACCGCTATCTGATCTGCTCCGACGGCCTGTCCGGCGTCGTCAGCCACCAGACGATGGAGGAGACCCTCGCCAGCTACCAGGGCCCCCACGAGACGGTCCAGGAGCTGATCCAGCTCGCCCTGCGCGGCGGCGGTCCCGACAACATCACCTGCATCGTCGCCGACGTCCTCGACGTCGACGGCGGCGACACCCTCGCCCAGCAGCTCAACGACACGCCGGTGATCGTCGGCGCGGTCGCCGAGAACCAGCTGCAGATGGGCGTCGACGGCGCCATGCAGACCCCGGCCGGGCGGGCCGCCGAGCACGCCCGCGCCAACCGGCCCGCGCCGGTGCAGCAGCCCGGCGGCGCCTTCGGCCCGCCCGGCAGCGGCGACGGCGGCATGGGCGGCACACCGGACGGCTCGTTCGGCGCCTTCATGGACGAGGACTTCGTCAAGGAGCCCGGGCGCGGCCGGTGGCTCAAGCGGTCGCTGATCCTCGCCGTCGTCCTCGGCGTCGTCGCGGGCGGCCTCTACGGCGGCTACAGCTGGACCCAGACCCAGTACTACGTGGGCGCCAAGGACAACAACCACGTGGCGGTCTACCAGGGCATCAACCAGGACCTGGCGTGGGTCAGCCTGAGCAAGCTCTACCGGGACCACCCCGAGATCGAACTCAAGTACCTGCCCGTCGACCAGCGCAGCCGCGTCGAGGACACCATCGCCCTCGACAGCCGCGAGAAGGCGGAGCAGAAGGCCAAGGACCTCGCCCTGCTCGCCGGCGCCTGCAAGAAGGAAGACGAGCGGCGCAAGGCCGAGCAGCAGCAGCGGGAGAAGGAGAAGCAGAGCGGCGACCGGGCCGGCGGTGCCGTGGGCGACCTCCCCAAGGACCCCAAGGACCCGAAGACCGACGCCAAGCCGGGAGCCACCGGCCTCTCCGCCCAGGCAAGCCCGGTGCCCAGCCCGGTCCCCACCCTCACCGAGGAAGAGCAGAAGTTGGTCCCGCAGTGCAGCGCTCAGCAGTGA